Genomic window (Oxyura jamaicensis isolate SHBP4307 breed ruddy duck unplaced genomic scaffold, BPBGC_Ojam_1.0 oxyUn_random_OJ71243, whole genome shotgun sequence):
GCAACCCACTGAGCCCCACCCCAGTCGCCCAGGCAACCCCCTCAGCCCCGCCTCCGTCGCCCTGGCAACCCCCTCAGCCCCGCCCCCGTTGCCCAGGCAACCccctgagccccagccccgtcGCCCTGGCAACCCCCTCAGCCCCGCCCCCGTCGCCCAGGCAACCCCCTGAGCCCCGCCCCCGGTTGCCGGGGCGACCCCTCCGGCCCCGCCCCGGCCGCTCACTGATGGCGGCGGTGATCTGCGCGATGTCGGCCATGTTGGGCGCCACCCCCCGGCGCAGCACGGCCCGGGGCCCGCGGTAGATCCAGAGCCCGGCCGCCAAAAGCCCGAGGCCGCCCAGGACccggcagctccagcacccGGCCGGGCCCCGGGACCCCGCCGCCTGCCCGCCTTCCGCCATCCCGGAAGTGACGGACGGAGCCggaagccccccccccgcccttaCTTCCGCCGGCCGCGGCCTCACTTCCGCCAGGGCACCGGGCGCCGAGCCACGTTCTCGTCCGTCTCCGCCGCTTCCCGCAGCGCCGCCAGCGCCAGCTCCGTGAGGCGGCgccgctgctgcagcagctccgggCTCGCCTCGGgcagggcctggggggggggggggggggggggggccccgcccGGGTccggccccccccgggccccgggcccgccccccccccccccccccgtttctGGttgccgggccccccccccccccccccccctcaccttcAGGGTCTCCCGGCGCCGGTCCTcgcccgccgccaccgccccccacaggagcagccccagcgccACCGGCAGCGAGCCCCAGAGCAGCGCCCGCGCCCAGCGCCCAGCGGCCTCCATGGTGCCGGCGGgaggggggcggccccggggcccgGAACCATAGAGAGGGGCTGGAGGACCGAGGAGAGGGCCCGGAACCATAGAGAGGGGCTGGAGGACCATGGAGAGGAGAGCTCCGAACCATAGAGAGGGGTTGGGAGACCATAGAGAGGGTCTGGAGGACCCAAGAGAGGGCTCAAGCATACAGAGGGGCTGGAGGACCATAGAAAGGAGGGCTCCTAACCATAGAGAGGGGCTGGAGGACCATGGAGAGGAGGGCTCCGAACCATAGAG
Coding sequences:
- the DMAC1 gene encoding distal membrane-arm assembly complex protein 1 → MAEGGQAAGSRGPAGCWSCRVLGGLGLLAAGLWIYRGPRAVLRRGVAPNMADIAQITAAISVAAWGVVILVDPVGKQKRKEPDPRLTSDP
- the LOC118159609 gene encoding ubiquinol-cytochrome-c reductase complex assembly factor 3-like, with protein sequence MEAAGRWARALLWGSLPVALGLLLWGAVAAGEDRRRETLKALPEASPELLQQRRRLTELALAALREAAETDENVARRPVPWRK